Sequence from the Notamacropus eugenii isolate mMacEug1 chromosome 6, mMacEug1.pri_v2, whole genome shotgun sequence genome:
ATTCTGTCTCAGACTCTGCTCACTCCACCTATGTGCTGAGTGGCCATGAGTAACAACTGTTATTTGTGAAGTGGTAGGCTAGGGAAGGAGAACTCCTGGTCACGCTTAGAGACTCTAAGGAGTCTCTGAATCATGTGCTGACTTGCCGTTTTAAAGGATACAGCTGGAGGAGGGAGAGTACCATCCAGAGTTTGCTGTAGCCTGTCAAGTCTTTTCAGCATTGGGACATATTGCCTTAGAAGTGACCAGGGCACAGGCCTGGCGACCTGGGGTGGTACCCCTTCCCCCCATTATACCTTTGCTACTTATCTCCCAGGTGAAAAAAGTGCTTTTATAGCTTAACTATAAAAATGGAAGTTTATTATAATTGGAAATGTGATAACATTGGGCTGGCGAATGCCTTGGAAAGGCATTTTCCTAGGAAGCAGGAGGAAATAactttttatatgtttataaattacatatacacatatattacatatatgtatctttattatttatttgtgtatttatatgtgagGGGAGGGGTGagcatataaaatttatatacagGGTATGTATACGGGGAGACACCTTATATGCTCACCTCCCctcatacttacacacacacacacacacacacacacacactatacatatataaaactgcACTCagacgtacacacacacacacacacacacacacacacatacaaaatagaCACACACAATACATAGATAAAACTGCActcagacatacacacacacagagtcggTATAATTTTAAGCTACTAAAGTTTAGTACTAAATACGCTGCTCACTTCACACACCTCTCTCTGAAGGGGAAGTAacaccttccctctgaaattccttctcaCTTACTCTGAGTGTATCTGAAGTACTTACCTAGTTACTGGTGTGTTGTTTCTCTGTTAGATGCAGGGTTTCTTAGGTCAAAactgtattgttttgttttttaccgtTCTTTGTAACCACAGTGTTCAGCAGTGTAAGTTTAGTGAAGGAGAGAAGCAAAATAGCCCATAActtgtcccccccccccctcgttttctctctttttccatcctttatttttttaatttaattttattattattattttgaatgttttacaatcactgccataaaattaagattttatccccccctcacctaccccccactacccccctccctccccatgactgcatacaattctgtataggttctacatatactttcctattgagtacgttttcactatagtcatgctatgtagtcagactagaataaatggaagaaatcgtataacaaatcagaacatgatacacaaacacatacacatacacaaacatgatctgctgcattctgcgaatgacttccatatttctttctctgagtgtggaaggcattttgctttagaaaaccactattgggttttgttttttttaataaattcttgcgttattacgaaattccaagcctaccagaaaaaactcttgcacactgtggtcgttgctgtgcacagagttctcctggttctgctcctttcactcaacatcagattTCCATCCTTTATTTTAAGGTACTATTTTGAAAAATCTCTGCCATAGCTTTCTCTGAGGAGTCACTGAACAGTACTGAAGGGCAGGGAGGAAAATACAGAGGCAGGAGCCCTCAGAGAAACATAGCCTgttggaattggaagggacttgaaAGATTATCTCATGCATTGCCctcaattttcagaagaaaacttGAGTCTAGGAGAGTCAGGAATTTGCTGAAGGATGCACGAACCTTGTCActtaatgttctcattttaccCCACCTCCAAGACCACCAAATCTACCAGTGAGTGAATGGTGGAAAGAGGTCATGTCTTGACTCTTGatttcttgaaaaagaaaaaccaccaCTAGGTGGTGCTGTACTATTTATAATATGTGAGGTTATGCTTTTTGAGAAAAACCAGATCTTGAATAGTTAGTTGGATATTTTGaggagtttttaaaattaaaaatattattaaagactAAAATGATTAAAGATTCTAGACATACTGGATATCCAATAGATACTTATTGGTTTTACTTTGGTAATTAGTGTGAATGTTGGGAACCAGTTTCCTTCTTGAGGTAAGTATTTCAAATGCTACCTGGGTTTTACTGTGGAGGTCATCGTTTCAGATGGAAATTCAATCCCTTTTCACCCATGCTACTAGTAGTAACTATCTATTTTCCATTAGTTTGTGTGTATTCTAGAATACTGgagcaatttatatttatataaaatgcagatgtatgtgtgcacatatgtataaatagCTTAAGCCAAACATATATCCCCTCCTCTCCAATCAGGTGTTACCTGCGGGTTTTTAGTTGATAGACAAAACGTTTTTGTAGTGTTAGAAGTGCAGATTGAGTCCCCGAGCACTAAAAAATGACATAAATAGTAATTGCAATAAAAATGTgagaatgagatgataattgtattgcatattgtatattttaaatgtatattgtACTTTAGAGCTTACCAAGCAGTTTTCCTACAACTTTTATGAAGTAGGCAGCACAaatttttttagatgaggaacctgaggcattGTATATTTCCCTGTAGCTGGTAGAGCTCATTCTCCAAGTCCACTGTATAatgaaagaattctttaaaaaaatttttcagaaaATACAACTTCTCTTTGTTATGCTATTCAGTATTCTTTTATGGTTATCTTCAGAAgcttttctaaattaattttcaaTTGGCTTCTTAAGTggaattatttgtattttcaaaTTTTGTGCAGAAAAGGGAAGCCTACTGAGGAACTGTGCTTCAGAGGTTTTGAAAATGATTGGTTTTAGCTGTTCTGAAAAGGTGTGAGTCCCATGCCAAGCCAAGCCTCCATTAGTGCCCCCTGAAAAATCTCTGTTTCCTAAACAACAATGAGAATCTCACATGCCCAGATTGTGAATAATCTGCTAGAAAACATGTGCGGgtcttagcattttttttttgtctctatgtGAATGAGGCTTTTAGACAAGGTGGGCAGAGAGATGCCCAGGTCTGGTTTTCTTGTGTGACATGCTAGGAAGTCCAAGAGCCAtactctttttgcttttttaatgcTGAATTCTACTTGACTTATATGTAGCCAGTCTGATGAGGATATTATTTGTTCAGTAACTCAGCAGATACTTATTAAGCATCCATTAGGTGTTAGGGATACCAGTGTAAAACAAAAATCTCCTAGGAGTGAAGGATCTCacaccttttttgggggggggggggaatgggaCACAGAtaattgaatataaaataaataaaaagcagttTCCTGGAATTAGGAACCAACTAGTGGTGGTGAGGAATCAAGATAGTTTTCCTAGAGGAGGTgtcatttgagctgagtcttggaaGCTTGGAATTCTTTGAGGTAGAGATGTTGAGGGAGAGCAGAATGTTATGTGGATAGAGTGTGTGAGTGGGAGTTTTATGAAATTCTAGGAAGTGTAGAAACAGTGACTGGAGCGCAGTTGTGAATGATTCTAAATGGTAAACAGTGCTGTATTTATTTCTAGAGGCAATGGAGTTTATTGTGTGAGGAGTAAcattttggcagctttgtggagtggggagagacttgagaggGGGACCCATAAAGAGATTATTGGAAATAGTCCTGTTTGGAAGTTCCGAGAACCAGAACTGAGTGGtacaaggagagggaaggagtgggagagacagaggagacagaTGTGGTAGAGGCAAGCTCAAGCAGACTTGTGATAAATGACCAGACATGGATGTAAGAGAGATGAAAGAGTAGCAAATGACTCTGAGGATGTCGATGCCTTCAACAACGAAAAAGGAATGTTATGAAAAGGGGATGGTttgtggagaaagaaagggagttcTGTTTTGGGTGTGCGGCCAGGTACCCTGGAGTCTAGCAGCtttccaccactaccaccaccatcatctttTGCAAACATTTAATtagggctttaaagtttgcaaatcacaTTCCAATATtctgtcattttatcctcataacaagccTGGAAGaaaggcactattattatcagtcttttatagatgaagaaactgagatagacacggattaagttacttgcctaggttGACACAGCTAATAGATAGATTGAAGCAGGATTTGGACTTGGGTCACCAGGTCTAAGGCTCTAACCACTCACTACCTTGGTGCCTCACTCAGCCAGCTCATGAGAAATACTTAAGGCTGAGAACAGCCCTGAAGTAGGACTTTGTTCTGCTGCTTCTCATACCTGGTAAAAATCATGGAAAGCCATCCTTCAGGGAAATCATCATCCTGATGACAGCAATGAACCTTGACCTCTGCCCTAAGCTTCTGACTTAGGAGCTCTGGGAAAAGGAGAGCAATCAGGTCTCGCCTTCCCTGCTATTCCATGTTGGTCCCTCAGGAATAAGGGCACTTCGCTTTGGTCACCAGACACCATTCCTAAGCAGAAAGATGTTCATAATTCCCAAAGAAAGTTGAGGAAATTGCTATTGTTAGGTATATTTAAACAAGAacgaaaaagaaagaaagagaaagaaaagatgggagggaaagagagagagaaaacaacttACCCTCTATATCCTTTAGTTTTGAGATATCCTATCTATTTAGTGATTTGACTTGAAATACTGTCATGTTCTCTGAATATCCCAGCATTGTGGGGCCATAGCTTTACAACAACAAAGGACCAGAGTTAGTTCACTCCTCCCCcatgtcattttaaagatgaagaaactgaggatctgagaagttaagtgacttgccccattCACACTGAATTATAAGATCCTTGAAACAGGAGCCCTGCTCAGTAAGGACAAAGCTAAagtaaattttaataaagaaggaCAAATTTGctgaaaatatttaaagaatcacTTTAAGTTCCCAGTGGTTACTCTTATGCCATATTTACTGTGTTGACTCAATTTAATGAAACCTCTCTTGAGTATGCACTGTGTTCAGGGACCAATAAAAGGTGCTTTCCCCACAGGGATTGTTTTGCAATTTTCGGCATAGTACCTTTGTTGTACGTAGTAAATTCTTAATAAGTGTTaactttaattattaaatttcaataaaatagtaataaatttttgttgttatttaataattacttaataaattattaagaCAGACAACATGGTGTGATAGAAAGTACACCAGATTCAGAGGTGGAGAATCTGGATTCAGATACTGGCGGCTATACTGCCTATACTTTGAGGAATTCGTATAAGTAATCTAAatgttattttgttcattttaaaaattgttagttCAGTCTTGATAATCTTTAAGGTGTCTTAAAGTTTATGATCTTACATTGCTCTGATTTAAAACTTAATGTTAATGaagttacttttaaaattttaatttaattatcttctttctaaaatataaattcataaataCAATACAGATGAAACATACGTATTCCTAAGTTAGATTTTGATGCCAAATagtattttgttctatttttcttcatACACAAGACTAAAGGCTGTGCTTTCAATTATCCTTAAGAAGCTTGATGTGAAACTAGGTGTGAAGGATTAGGGAAATCATGTCATTCCCCACAACCCCACTATACTTGACCTCTTATTCTTGGTCTAACCAACTTCTACTtcaattttttactttttgtacCCTGCCCTCGGTGGCATGAGAACCAACTCTCAGAGAACTGAAACAAAGGAGAAATAAGCAACCATCCAAGATAGTGGAGAAATCCTCTGATTTGGAGGGGAGTTAAGGCAATAGTTCCTGTGAGAAAACTTCTGGGGGTTTTCATTGACCAAAGGCTCAATTTGAGTCAGCAGTGTGACAAGGGAACTATTCACAAACCAGAAACAGCTGCATGAAGGGAGACTTATAgcatttggaagagaagaggaagtgagTTCTAATGTACTTCGCCCTGATCAGACCTAATCTGAAATACTGTGAACATTCAGGAGTACCATATTTATAGACGGGCAGAGATAAGCTGTCTGAAAGTGGACATCCAAGTTGAGAGGACTGGGCATCATGCTGTATGAGTATTATTGGAAGTAGCTAGCTGAGTATTTTTAACCTAGCTGAGACAAGAGTGAGGGAGGGcatgatagctgttttcaagtatttcaaAGACTATTCTATGGAAGTAAAACAAGACATGGTCTGGTTTACCCCAAAGGCATAAGAGGACCAGCTGGTGAAGTTTCAAGGggggcaaatttaggcttgaaatGAGGGTTTGTAGGTAAAAGCCAAACCAAACCTCCCAGCACTTAGAAGGAGAATGGGCCTCTGGGGGCACCCAGAACTAGTGAGTGAATTTTCCCTCAGTCATGTCCTTTTAGTAGATATTGGGTGATCTCACTTCTCAGGGATGTTATGATGAGGATTTTTGTTTAGGTGGCCATTGACCTAGACAGTTGGAGCTCTTTTCTAATTCTCAGTGTTTCTCTAAAAAGTGCAGTctctgtatttgtttttctttttcatgataaGTAGCAAcatactctttcctctctcacctttttGACTGTGATACTAAAgactaattattttcttttatccttatGCCTTCTTTCACAGTCTCATTAACAGTTAATTCTGAGTTGCGAGCAGTATATTGACTTATTTGTCATGAGTTTTGCCACTCAAAAAATATATTCTGctcatcttttatttatttatttattttggtaggGGACACTGAGTCCCCCATTGCACCCAGGATCAAAGTGTAGCAGTTACTCATGGATCCAGTGCCACAGCTGATCAGTTTTTACCTGCTCAGTTTCTGATCTGGACCAGCTCATCCCTTTCTTGAGCCCAGTTGACTCTTTTCTGGGGGGAGGGTGAAAGGGAAAGACGTAGGATTTTGTATAGACCCCAGTCAGCTTTAGCCCGTCAGCAGCTCAGGACTTTTGAACTAGACTAAGTCTCCCTTGGGAGCAGGGATTATAGAGGTTATCACTTATATTAGCATCTCACTATATTGGTGCCTGATTTAGTGTAACACTCGTTTTAGCCTTACCaaagctcagaactcctgaactcaagcaatccaccagcctTTACCTTCTCTAGCAGGGATTATAAGTGTGCCTCATCACACTTGGTCCCTTGTAAATTtcaagataaaaatagaaaactgaTGATTGAGATAGCTCAGTAGTGAGTGTATATTACTTACCAGTTAAGTATATGTTGCTACATTGTAGAggtttcctttaatttttagttACCAACCTAGTTTTGTGCCTGCCAATATTTACTATGTATTCTGTtgcattataataataattattatcgtTATTTTAGTAGCAACAAAAATGCAGAgaggtagagtagaaagatgaccACGTTTGACTCCTGGCTCTTAATTATTACTTGTGTGACAATGAGCCAGCTCTTCAGTCTTCCTGGGCCccacttcctcttctgtgaaCTACTGAAGGGCCTTTGgaggtcctttctacctctaatTCCATGATCCGTTGGCTCTATCAACTTTTCAATGACTCTCAAGTCAATATAGATTCCAGAGCATTTTCATTAATTTAAAGTATATACAGATGTAATcaaaagaagtatttatttacACTTTTTACAGACTCATTCCATATATGAAGAGGGTTTTGAATTGTCACACATCGGTATATTCATAATAAATGCGTACTTCTGATCTCCTGACACTCTGAAGTGACCGAATGCTTTCGCTTCTCGTTCGGATATTGGATTTCTTGAACAACCTCCGTGAAAACGACCGacacatgaaaaagtaaatgatgGGGTCTAGGCACACATTGCATGCCGACAAAAAAAGTGTCATTTCTTTGCAGTAATAGAGAATGACGTGTCCCGAATCATCTAACTGCCTGTCCAAGTGGCTAAATGTGAATGGTATTCGACATAAATGATAGGGCAGAAAGCATGTGAAAAAGACAGCCACCACAACTCTGATGCTTTGATTGTGTTTTCGTTTTCTGCTTGATTGACTAATAAATTGCTTGCTGGATTTCTGTATGTACCTGGATATTGCAATGTAGCATCCAATCAGTATCACTAGCACAGCAGCGAATAAACAGCTGTTGACATGGATGACCGCCTCATGCCATTTCACACCTAGAGGACTTTTCAGTTTTGTGCATTCGTTGATGGTTTCCACTGTTGGTTGACCGTTTGTAAGGATTATGTTGGGTAAGGCCAGAAAACCCATGACCACCCAAACACAAGCAGACAAAACCTTTGTAAAAGTGATGCTGTACATCCTAGAATCTCCAAATGGCTTCACCACCTTCAGGTACCGATCGATGCTGATCAGTCCGAGGAAGATGATGGAAGTGTACATGTTCGCATAAAAGAGAACAGATGAATAGCGGCAGAGGAAAACATTGAAGTACCATGGCCCAAATCCTGTATCGCGAACTATCCGGAAGGGAAATGTCAGGGTCATTATCAGGTCTGCGACCACGATGTTTTTGAGATAGAAAATGAAGCTCGTTTTGTTTCTAATATGGAAGAAAATCCACACCGCGAGGCCATTAAGCAGAAGACTTGCTATAAATATGACAAGGTAAAGAACTGGTAGGACAATCGTGACAAATTCCTTGTTAGCAGTTGTGTTCTTTGTGTGCAGATCGCTGGAGTTACTTGAAATAGAATTGCCTTCATTcagttcatcatctgtgaaagaaCAAATTAACCTTAGCTGTGATGGTAATGACCAACATTTGCTTTTTTACATTGGCAGTACAATGATATCAAGGATGAAAAAAAGTCACTCATTAGATCACAACTAGGAAGCAAAGTTTTGATTGAGTAAGACTGACATTTTTgggagcagctgggtggtgcagtggataaagtgccagacctggagtcaggaagactcaccttcctgaatgcaaatctggcctcagacacttactagctgtgaccccgggcaagtcatttaaccttgtttgcctcagtttcttcatctgtaaaatgagctggagaagaaaatggcaaacccctccagtatctctgccaagaaaacccaaatgaggtcaggaagagttggacatgactgaaacaagtgaacaacaagaAGCGTTtatttggttttgtgtgtgtgtgtgtgtgtgtgtgtgtgtgtgtgtgtatgtgcatgagcACACATGTGCACGCACTGGTGGCCGATCCATTATGTATCTCTTAAGTtttatagtagatagagcactggatatAATGtgtaaaagacctgagttcaaatcaagcctaatatacttactagcagtatgacctacttaaacctctgtttgcctcggtgtccttatctgtaaaataggggtcataatagcacctaccagaATTCCAAGGATACTGTGGGGATCcagtgagatgatatttgtattaTGCTTCAACCCtttaaattctatataaatgcaagctactttttatatttcatatcatATTAATATCTAATTGTATTATTAAATACTAcgtaaattatatattttatatttaactgCTTAGACATGTGGAAGTTGGGAGGCAGTTGAACTGGTAAGAGACTTGAAATATATTGCTCTGGACATGCGTGAGCCTTTTAGAAAACCTAGTTCTAGACAGTTATGGAGCACAGTTCCCCAGAAGcactaatttctttaattttaataataataatgataatcttGCTGCTGAGGGACTAGGTTTTTACATCACTGGGCTTAGTAGCTTAGTGCTACTTTATCACTCTTATACATGTTAGAACCTGGCAGAGCTTCAGGTTTTTTTATGGGTATATAAAGTTAATGCTGTCTTTTCTATTTATACATTCGAATGTcttttgcatgtatatatgtctgtcaTGTAATGCACTAAACATTTAACAAGTGCCTCCTTTCTGCATTATTATCTTCCGAAGTAAAGCATAAGCAGATGGTCCTTTTGAATTTAGAACATACGTTTGGCAATaattccccctcctttcctttcttttccctttcccattcccatccttctttctccctttcctctctttctctcttccttctgctttttccttttcctccttcttccatgAATGACTTGATTTCTTCTTGACCAAACTCTTTtacagtgaattattttttaggTATGAGCTGGAAGAAATGGTTACTAACAGTCAGTTTCTGTGTGCCATATTTAGAATTATGTCTGTCCATTCATTCAACAGAGATGTAGCAAAGaagttggttttttaaaaattgcaaattaGGGTCCTCTAATTTTTGCCTGAGTTGAAAATGTAGACTTTTCCTGCATTGTCACCTTTCCTTTATGttccttccttctcactctgtgctatgaattgttttgtttttttttataactagTTTCCCTCACACAGGCTAGTAATTTTTCTCTGGACTATCCTGTTCTAAGACCATAGTATTAATTAGCCTTtatgagtttgaaatgcctgaTTCAGTTCCCATGTGCATTATTATTCCAAGTTGTGCATATTCTCTACAGTTGCCTCCTAACCCACCCTTGCTTAATGCAGTGTCTGAGCAGTGCCTGTCACCTAAGATACGcctgtcccctcctccctctggTGCCTTCCCTCAGCTTCTTTCTTACCATTAAAAGTACTTTTGTAGATGTATGTTTTTACTGGACTGAGGCATTACATTAGGCTGTCAGGAAGATGGGGTTTGGAGGAAACATGAATTAGATTATGGATTTAGTTTATCCTGGCTTTCTATATATAAACCTCACCTGTTTTACCTCCACTGAAGCCTTGCTCTCATCTTGACCCTGGGTTCTCAGAGAACACACTCTGACAAGTCCTATAGCTCAGGGACGCTTTCAGATTGGGCCCATGTGGGGCCCAATCTGAAACCTGCCGTTTGTCCATTGGCCGTGTTCAGAGAGAATCAACACCTGGGGGATGAATTTAGAAACTCTCTGCCATGACCTActcagtgacttatccagggtcacacagccagtatgtgagAGGGTCACCTCTCTGTATCCTGCTTCATGAgacctctcattttttctttagaGTTAATTtaccaactctctctctctctctctctctctctctctctctctctctctctctctctctctctctctctctctctctctttttggttCAAGTGGATATAGTTTGTGAGATGGAATATTCTTAGAGCAATGCGTTCAACATTCCAAAAGcttttatgaaatgcctactactATGGtaggagatacagagacaaaatgacCAAATACCACCTGTCCTTATATTAAGAAGATATATACTTTAgtataatagtagtaataataggaATTATATGGTATAAAGAGGAGAGAGCTCTTATAGCTAAGGGCATCAGCATAGACATCTTATAGGATGAAAGAGAGCTAAGTCTTCTGAGGCACTCAGTTGATGTAGGAGTAGATCCCAGCTCTGGGGAAGAGCCTGAACAAAAGCAGGCTGATCTTGGATGGGATGGTGCTagatggtccagtggatagaaagctgaacATGGAATTGAGTTTGAACCTTGCCTCAGTCAGttattagccgtgtgaccctgagcactTGCCCTGAACCCCTGAACCTCTCTTTATCTCATTTttgaaatgagaaagttgaattCCAAGCCTCTAaacttccttccagctcaaaaatctATGAATCGAGAGAAATATAATGGACTTAGTAACAATTGCGGACATTTGCATAACACTTACATTGAGGAAGCATTTTATACAAAACACAATGGTCTGACTCCCTCATAGTGGAAGATCCAAGTAGAGAAGGGTAAAGAAATTCATTTGAGAGGAGAACTACCCATTCGGAATGGAGTTCCTGAGTTCTAAGGAAGTTAGATCACCGCTGTGGGTGGTCAGacaggtggaggaggaggaagaggaagaggaggaaaactgaaataattttcaaggcactttttaaaaattcttcctcttaaaatattACAACCTTGTCACAAAGAACCAGCAATTAGATGTGAAGGAAGATTATGGTCACGGAATCCATGTAAATTAATTCTATTGTAACTAATgtgataaaatatatagataattaatatgaaaaaaattaatagacaTGACTGACCAGAAAAAGAATGCCGGCAGTGCTGGTGGGTGGTGGTTCTTGAATCATCTTGTGGTTTTGAGACAAGTTGGTATTCAACTTGATTATGTCTATCTTGGTGTTATCTCCCACTGTTCCGGCAATCAGCTTTCATGTACAATGTTAGCCATTAGTGCAAAGGGAGAGCTTCTGATTAATGCAGAAGGG
This genomic interval carries:
- the GPR87 gene encoding G-protein coupled receptor 87, encoding MGLNLLRGKLPDDELNEGNSISSNSSDLHTKNTTANKEFVTIVLPVLYLVIFIASLLLNGLAVWIFFHIRNKTSFIFYLKNIVVADLIMTLTFPFRIVRDTGFGPWYFNVFLCRYSSVLFYANMYTSIIFLGLISIDRYLKVVKPFGDSRMYSITFTKVLSACVWVVMGFLALPNIILTNGQPTVETINECTKLKSPLGVKWHEAVIHVNSCLFAAVLVILIGCYIAISRYIQKSSKQFISQSSRKRKHNQSIRVVVAVFFTCFLPYHLCRIPFTFSHLDRQLDDSGHVILYYCKEMTLFLSACNVCLDPIIYFFMCRSFSRRLFKKSNIRTRSESIRSLQSVRRSEVRIYYEYTDV